In the Clavelina lepadiformis chromosome 8, kaClaLepa1.1, whole genome shotgun sequence genome, one interval contains:
- the LOC143468261 gene encoding uncharacterized protein LOC143468261 isoform X4, whose amino-acid sequence MSTGKAISEHGLHVIRTDDIVIIENDAADEVFTDTKKNSEVKDVELPSAGIVSRLKDKFRNDKKIETASKPTTFPAIYKRAKSANDMFSPVFMNGVQEDGSALTPSNPSLPRTFTYPSDTSVTLNKIERKESVDLTTPRGFRSRKDSIENFVTPYHKVTSPTGIRKVTPPVLSPRKLRGPVKSASIDTSSLHAPGRKEFNTFDTVITEKAILPKLHSFEPSQDFNKEVITLHSGNLENQVKVEQNNNPYIVKTSEVIKSAALISPELHSVKSPHIRGPRSPANSNNVPPASNKENIPQVPKRRQINYTKAHIPASTIKSLPHEKSPMVTHQKSQDIIQSKDECRIIDLGRTSMDPSLLKSKAAIAANEIMKESKTIMIVPKLKSKATPVTQTPAPSKQKQKVAAKDVKVVKNISNIDDFATNIPPPKDTVISSVDHASYKSGTKSINKTSTVPASSIDDVIAKDKEEKKVKDSVPNSGIKTVVIQENMPLSEDLSTKVRSLPKTAVQSKTVDRGVNSAVAETDGKAKSRSLFVKSSKATVQTNRDSSSGDTIQSLFGPKFKKPGTVTTNSFGGKSFVIDPSKFKSSARSATTTPTSASKGTVQSVGNTMVITPKTRAGSAPSPSDDNAQSKGKRKLTVDQIKVIGGYVKLDHSNLAKPNKIPKNNHVRFQDGRLETVFQYPSERSLLNEVNELSLNQKMASLHNKPSSMKDAKTSYTPKYLLGKKGNLDIEDNDEDDLSTISAPAPIEEKISSTDAKPLADGDATSFSFSSSNDLLF is encoded by the exons GTTTTTACTGATACAAAGAAGAATTCCGAAGTGAAGGATGTTGAACTACCCAGCGCAGGGATTGTGAGCAGGTTAAAGGATAAATTtagaaatgataaaaaaatagaaactGCATCCAAGCCTACTACATTTCCTGCCATATACAAGAGAGCAAAGAGCGCTAATGATATGTTCAGCCCAG TTTTCATGAACGGGGTGCAGGAAGACGGATCAGCACTGACACCATCCAACCCATCTCTTCCAAGGACATTTACATACCCAAGTGATACTTCtgttactttaaacaaaatagaaagaaAGGAATCTGTCGATTTAACAACACCACGAGGATTCAGGTCACGAAAAGACtccattgaaaattttgtaactcCGTATCACAAGGTAACCTCTCCAACCGGCATACGGAAAGTCACTCCACCTGTGCTGTCACCAAGGAAACTAAGAGGACCCGTGAAATCAGCGTCAATTGATACATCTTCGCTGCACGCTCCTGGGCGTAAGGAGTTTAATACATTTGACACTGTGATTACTGAGAAGGCAATTTTGCCCAAGCTACATTCCTTTGAACCATCTCAGGATTTCAACAAAGAGGTCATTACGCTGCACTCTGGGAACTTGGAAAACCAAGTGAAAGTAGAACAGAATAACAATCCATACATTGTGAAGACTTCAGAAGTAATTAAATCAGCTGCACTAATTTCGCCCGAATTGCATTCAGTAAAAAGTCCACATATCAGAGGGCCTCGATCACCAGCTAATTCAAATAATGTTCCCCCAGCTtctaataaagaaaatatccCACAAGTTCCGAAACGACGGCAAATTAATTACACCAAAGCACATATCCCTGCAAGTACAATCAAGTCCCTTCCACATGAGAAATCACCTATGGTGACCCATCAAAAATCCCAAGACATCATCCAGAGCAAAGATGAGTGCAGGATAATAGATCTTGGCCGAACATCCATGGATCCTTCCCTTTTGAAAAGCAAAGCAGCCATTGCGGCAAATGAAATAATGAAAGAATCTAAAACAATCATGATAGTACCAAAGTTAAAATCGAAAGCCACTCCAGTTACACAAACACCTGCGCCATCaaagcaaaagcaaaaggTTGCAGCCAAAGACGTAAAAGtggtgaaaaatatttccaacatTGATGACTTTGCTACAAATATTCCTCCTCCAAAAGATACCGTTATCTCTTCTGTTGATCATGCAAGCTACAAAAGTGGGACTAAAAGCATCAATAAAACAAGTACTGTGCCCGCATCATCAATTGATGACGTAATAGCCAAGGATAAAGAagagaaaaaagttaaagattCCGTTCCAAACTCTGGCATCAAAACTGTTGTCATACAAGAGAATATGCCTTTGTCTGAAGATCTATCTACAAAAGTCCGATCACTGCCAAAGACAGCAGTGCAATCAAAAACTGTTGACAGAGGAGTTAATTCTGCTGTTGCTGAAACTGATGGCAAAGCAAAGTCCAGGTCTCTTTTTGTGAAAAGTAGCAAAGCAACTGTTCAAACAAATCGAGATTCATCTTCAGGTGACACGATACAATCTTTGTTTGgaccaaaatttaaaaaaccaGGCACGGTTACCACCAACAGTTTTGGTGGAAAAAGCTTTGTTATTGATCCCAGCAAATTTAAGTCGAGTGCTAGATCTGCCACAACAACTCCCACTTCAGCCTCCAAG GGCACAGTTCAATCTGTAGGCAATACGATGGTAATAACGCCCAAAACTCGTGCCGGAAGTGCCCCTTCGCCATCAGATGACAATGCACAGTCAAAGGGAAAGCGGAAGTTAACAGTGgatcaaataaaagttattgGAGGATACGTTAAGCTTGATCACAGTAACCTTGCAAAGCCAAACAAGATACCCAAAAATAAT CATGTTAGATTTCAAGATGGTCGTCTTGAAACCGTTTTCCAATATCCATCCGAACGGTCCTTGCTGAATGAAGTAAATGAACTTAGCTTGAACCAGAAAATGGCATCCCTGCATAATAAACCAAGCAGTATGA AAGATGCGAAGACCAGTTATACACCAAAATACCTTCTTGGAAAGAAAGGAAATCTCGACATAGAAGATAATGATGAAGATGATCTATCAACAATTTCAGCACCTGCTCCAATAGAggaaaaaatttcatcaacGGATGCCAAACCACTTGCAGATGGCGATGCTACTTCATTTAGTTTTTCCTCTTCCAATGATCTACTTTTCTAA
- the LOC143468262 gene encoding eEF1A lysine and N-terminal methyltransferase-like yields the protein MDLLPKSSSDFHKAEYWEEFFTKRTKAFEWYGNYFELSGILLRYIKPKDDILVIGCGNSELSEKLYDGGFLKILNIDISTTVIDQMKQKNVARSEMKWEVMDAAQLKLDDESCSVVLDKGTLDAILSDYTSEVNVTAGKMFKEIERVLRLGGRYICITLAQDPLVSTVLQYLKVTDWLLRVHKVSVSYHKDYDKIQMPVFAIVLTKFRNLPRKILEVCLEDATKPSKLESEEQVLEFIKTQQNYAIVRNELAHGYIKNLGLPSVELHSSDNIIIPRYKINIVDLETYNPLLKYGVFIIPQGRESEWLFSSPKGRLEVAKNAQFKRLAIVALSRDHVYEGGMQQIQKELSLKVMELAPASLDDNYKVPFLSIGGDDIGERHVRYRGESEFTGPFVIEDYVGSEGVWYRQLLFSSAIVQSVVRLTRKTSQKKTNKKQKQKLSKTKTDFENLTPDPSYLTSQYLQIMVAGYTGILDSMHDSFRVLILGLGGGSLAFHTLHFFPNSHVTAVELDGAVADVCRNWFGVSEETFKSRLDICIEDGVSFVENMVKKMEVADEKSDGYLFDIVVIDVDSKDDTKSLRAPPAEFITEEAFENIKCIVKPRGALMVNVLCRDQKTKMNLFADIQKTFPLVYTRDCESDVNTVAFCYKNDGAEDSNEELLQWHSKAQLWEAEWKRSNPDNYELVLCDFLENVLKFREPVN from the exons ATGGATCTTTTGCCAAAATCCTCTTCAGATTTCCATAAAGCTGAATATTGGGAGGAGTTTTTCACTAAACGCACAAAAGCATTTGAATGGTATGGAAACTATTTTGAACTGAGTGGAATTTTATTGAGATATATCAAACCGAAAG ATGATATTTTGGTGATTGGTTGTGGAAATTCAGAACTAAGTGAAAAGCTATATGATGGTGGTTTTCTCAAAATATTGAACATAGATATTAGTACAACTGTAATTGATCAG ATGAAACAGAAGAATGTAGCACGTAGTGAAATGAAGTGGGAAGTGATGGATGCTGCGCAGCTCAAGTTAGATGATGAAAGTTGCTCAGTGGTGTTAGACAAA GGTACACTTGATGCAATATTAAGTGATTATACGTCAGAGGTGAATGTGACTGcaggaaaaatgtttaaagaaatTGAGCGAGTTCTTCGACTAGGTGGTCGATACATTTGCATCACACTTGCTCAGGATCCACTTGTGTCGACAGTCCTTCAATACTTAAAAGTTACTGATTGGCTGCTTAGAGTTCACAAG GTATCTGTGTCATATCATAAAGACTATGACAAAATTCAAATGCCTGTGTTTGCAATCGTTTTGACAAAGTTCAGAAACTTACCAAGAAAGATTTTAGAAGTTTGTCTTGAAGATGCAACTAAGCCAAGCAAACTGGAGTCTGAA GAACAAGTTCttgaatttataaaaactcAGCAAAACTATGCAATTGTACGCAATGAACTTGCCCATGGATATATCAAAAATCTTGGTCTTCCATCAGTAGAATTGCACTCTTCCG ACAACATCATCATTCCTCGATACAAGATAAACATTGTTGACTTGGAAACTTATAACCCTTTGCTGAAATATGGTGTATTTATTATACCACAAGGTCGTGAATCCGAATGGCTTTTTTCATCACCAAAAG GACGACTTGAGGTGGCCAAAAATGCGCAGTTTAAGCGATTGGCAATAGTCGCATTAAGCAGGGACCATGTGTATGAAGGTGGGATGCAGCAAATACAAAAAGAGCTCTCTTTAAAAGTAATGGAACTTGCACCGGCGTCACTGGATGATAATTATAAG GTACCATTTTTGTCAATTGGTGGAGATGATATTGGTGAAAGGCATGTTAGATATCGTGGTGAGAGTGAGTTCACTGGGCCGTTTGTGATTGAAGACTATGTCGGAAGTGAAGGTGTCTGGTACCGACAACTGTTGTTTTCATCTGCAATCGTGCAAAGTGTAGTCAGGCTAACAAGAAAGACTTCTCAAA agaaaaccaataaaaagcaaaagcaaaagCTTTCAAAGACAAAAACTGACTTTGAAAATCTCACACCGGACCCTTCTTATCTTACATCTCAGTACCTTCAAATTATGGTGGCAGGATATACCGGGATCTT GGATTCAATGCATGATTCGTTTCGTGTCCTCATCCTGGGCCTTGGAGGTGGATCCCTTGCCTTTCACACACTTCACTTTTTCCCCAACAGTCATGTGACTGCAGTTGAACTTGATGGAGCTGTAGCTGATGTCTGCAGAAATTGGTTTGGAGTGTCGGAAGAAACTTTCAAATCACGTTTGGATATTTGCATTGAAGACGGTGTTAGTTTTGTAGAAAACATGGTCAAAAAGATGGAAGTAGCAGATGagaaat CTGATGGATATCTGTTTGATATTGTTGTAATCGATGTTGATTCTAAAGATGATACTAAGAGTCTAAGAGCACCCCCAGCAGAATTTATTACCGAGGAGgcatttgaaaatatcaaATGCATCGTCAAACCAAGAG GAGCGCTTATGGTGAATGTTCTCTGTCGTGACCAAAAAACGAAGATGAACTTATTCGCTGACATACAGAAAACGTTTCCACTTGTCTACACTCGGGACTGTGAAAGCGATGTAAATACGGTAGCTTTCTGTTACAAAAACGATGGTGCAGAAGATTCTAACGAAGAGCTACTTCAGTGGCACTCGAAGGCTCAATTGTGGGAGGCAGAGTGGAAAAGATCCAACCCAGACAATTACGAACTAGTTTTGTGtgattttcttgaaaatgttttaaaatttcggGAGCCAGTAAATTGA